The Brachionichthys hirsutus isolate HB-005 chromosome 8, CSIRO-AGI_Bhir_v1, whole genome shotgun sequence genome contains a region encoding:
- the c1galt1lb gene encoding glycoprotein-N-acetylgalactosamine 3-beta-galactosyltransferase 1-B yields MKAVGSRFSFYAGFVLGTFTLYVFLRQLSFEKTLSAQRDKVRESQLLEEDAKTWRKERSALFNLRHPHHAGEDSHMADELYKKVRVLCWVMTGPNNLEPKARHVKSTWSRHCNIVVFMSSVDDPDFPTVGLGTEEGRDQLYWKTIRAFHYAYEHHAHEADWFLKADDDTYVIVDNLRWVLANHTPDEPVYFGRRFRPYAKQGYMSGGAGYVLSREALRRFVEGFQSKQCTHTSSVEDLAMGQCMEKVGVLAGDSRDSVLRETFHPFVPEHHLTGKFPKSFWYWSYCYYPIAEGPHCCSDLSVSFHYVDASHMYLLEYYVYHLRAFGYKYRFQPPSPRSYDVELPNSPDAAVEKKDPVSQERGRGDEDDPPWAGRKQEADPPAADPADPADPADPAAPAR; encoded by the exons ATGAAGGCCGTCGGATCCAGATTCTCCTTCTACGCGGGTTTCGTGCTCGGAACCTTCACATTGTACGTCTTTCTGAGGCAATTGTCGTTTGAGAAAACGTTGTCGGCGCAGCGCGACAAAGTCCGTGAGAGTCAGCTGCTCGAGGAAGACGCGAAGACgtggaggaaggagaggtcTGCGCTGTTCAACCTGCGGCACCCTCATCACGCAG gtgaggacagccacaTGGCCGATGAACTGTACAAGAAGGTGCGCGTTCTCTGCTGGGTGATGACTGGACCAAACAACCTGGAGCCAAAGGCTCGCCACGTGAAGTCCACTTGGAGTCGCCACTGCAATATTGTTGTCTTCATGAGTTCTGTGGACGACCCAGACTTCCCCACGGTGGGCTTGGGCACGGAGGAGGGTCGGGACCAGCTGTACTGGAAGACCATCCGGGCCTTCCATTACGCCTATGAGCATCACGCACACGAGGCCGATTGGTTCCTCAAGGCAGACGACGACACCTACGTCATCGTGGACAACCTGAGGTGGGTCCTTGCAAACCACACCCCGGACGAGCCCGTTTACTTCGGCCGAAGGTTCAGGCCCTACGCCAAGCAGGGCTACATGAGCGGCGGCGCAGGCTACGTGCTGAGCAGGGAGGCTCTGCGGCGGTTTGTTGAAGGGTTCCAAAGCAAACAGTGCACCCACACGTCCTCCGTGGAGGACCTGGCCATGGGCCAGTGCATGGAGAAGGTTGGGGTGCTGGCAGGGGACTCCAGGGACAGTGTCCTCAGGGAGACATTTCACCCGTTTGTGCCTGAGCATCACCTCACCGGCAAGTTCCCCAAGAGCTTCTGGTATTGGAGCTACTGTTACTACCCTATTGCGGAG GGTCCACACTGCTGCTCAGACTTGTCCGTGTCTTTCCACTATGTAGATGCTTCACACATGTATTTATTGGAGTACTACGTCTATCACCTGCGTGCCTTTGGCTACAAATACCGCTTCCAACCCCCCAGTCCACGAAGCTATGATGTTGAGCTTCCAAATTCTCCGGATGCTGCAgtagaaaaaaaagacccaGTTTCTCAAGAGAGAGGCCGAGGAGATGAGGATGATCCGCCTTGGgctggcaggaagcaggaagcggaTCCCCCTGCAGCGGATCCAGCCGATCCAGCCGATCCAGCCGATCCGGCTGCTCCGGCGCGCTAG